In the Bradyrhizobium guangzhouense genome, one interval contains:
- a CDS encoding SDR family oxidoreductase: MSMVPVPLHSGRVVVITGASAGVGRAIAHRFARAGWRVGLIARDAEALEETRREVEEMGGTALPMPSDVADADAMAAAADHVVRTFGTIDVWINDAMVTVFSPVWKMTAEEFRRVTEVTYLGFVHGTMAALRHMRPADRGHIIQIGSALAYRGIPLQSAYCGAKHAIRGFTDSLRTELIHDRSRIQLTMMELPAVNTPQFDWARTHMPREPRPVAPVVQPEVIANAVYQAVLHPGREYWIGLSTLEVILANAVLPAWLDRYLARAAFSAQETVKPVGPQRADNLMHSVRSLHRTRGRFGAEADDRAIVVDGPMARVAPLAVGALAAFAAGMLLGTRTGRPGRHQLGGRGMD; the protein is encoded by the coding sequence ATGAGCATGGTGCCGGTGCCGCTTCATTCAGGCCGGGTCGTCGTCATCACGGGAGCTTCAGCGGGCGTGGGACGGGCCATCGCGCATCGCTTCGCCCGCGCCGGCTGGCGCGTCGGCCTGATTGCGCGTGATGCCGAGGCGCTCGAGGAAACCCGGCGCGAGGTCGAGGAGATGGGCGGGACGGCGCTGCCCATGCCATCCGACGTCGCCGATGCGGACGCCATGGCCGCTGCGGCGGACCACGTCGTCCGGACGTTCGGAACGATCGACGTCTGGATCAATGATGCCATGGTCACGGTGTTCTCGCCGGTGTGGAAGATGACCGCCGAGGAGTTTCGCCGCGTCACCGAGGTGACCTATCTCGGCTTCGTGCACGGCACGATGGCAGCGCTGCGTCACATGCGGCCGGCCGATCGCGGGCATATCATCCAGATCGGGTCCGCGCTGGCCTATCGCGGCATCCCGCTGCAATCGGCCTATTGCGGCGCCAAGCATGCCATCCGCGGCTTCACCGATTCGCTGCGGACCGAGTTGATCCACGATCGCAGCCGCATCCAGCTCACCATGATGGAGCTGCCTGCGGTCAACACGCCGCAATTTGATTGGGCGCGAACTCACATGCCGCGAGAACCTCGTCCGGTCGCGCCGGTGGTGCAGCCGGAAGTCATCGCTAACGCGGTTTATCAGGCTGTCCTCCATCCCGGTCGCGAATACTGGATCGGGCTCAGCACGCTCGAGGTCATCCTGGCCAATGCCGTGCTTCCGGCGTGGCTCGACCGCTATCTTGCGAGGGCTGCGTTTTCCGCGCAGGAGACGGTCAAGCCCGTGGGACCCCAACGCGCCGACAATCTGATGCATTCGGTTCGGTCCTTGCACCGCACGCGCGGGCGCTTCGGCGCGGAGGCGGACGATCGCGCGATCGTCGTCGACGGACCCATGGCGCGAGTCGCGCCGCTGGCTGTCGGCGCTCTCGCGGCGTTCGCAGCCGGCATGCTGCTCGGCACGCGGACAGGCCGCCCTGGGCGACATCAACTCGGAGGACGAGGGATGGACTGA
- a CDS encoding GMC family oxidoreductase — translation MSDNPLHVPRASGGRAPDVFRPGGWVPMRQYRESEPVDFAIVGTGAGGGTLACKLAEYGFSVVALDAGPYFRPLEDFASDESEQTRLYWTDDRIVDGANPLQLGGNNSGKAVGGSTVHFAMVSLRFRPEWFKSRTALGYGADWPLDWREMWDYYTEVEQALKISGPVTYPWGPPRPRYPYRAHPLNGAARALAKGCEALGIKWTETPLATLSAPRGLAHPCVYRGFCVAGCSTNAKQSALVTWIPRAIAAGAEIRDLAMVGRVEVEPSGLVSGVYYHRDGAWRFQRARNVVVAGYAIETPRLLLNSATSRFPDGLANSSGLVGKNLMAQSNQAVWGRLEHEVRSYKGPPSLAITEHWNYEDKGKDFFGGYSYMSQGPLPQLWANTLFSARGLWGESLVEAMKDYNHVIGLKIVGEMLPQESNRVTLAEEVDQYGLRIPRVTYSWCDNDKRLIDHSLNFMGRALEAVDARDIWTQDDDTCHLNGTARMGSDARTSVVDADCRSWDIPNLWICDGSVFPTVGGANPSLTIQAIACRTADRIRVLAQRGELNAAVGRRSPLHQRSTEVHRS, via the coding sequence GTGTCCGATAATCCTCTGCATGTGCCGCGAGCAAGCGGCGGCCGCGCGCCGGACGTGTTCCGTCCGGGCGGCTGGGTGCCGATGCGGCAATACCGCGAGAGCGAGCCGGTCGATTTCGCCATCGTCGGCACGGGCGCAGGCGGCGGCACCCTCGCCTGCAAGCTGGCCGAATACGGCTTCTCGGTCGTTGCGCTCGACGCGGGCCCGTATTTCAGACCGCTCGAGGATTTCGCCTCCGATGAATCCGAGCAGACCAGGCTCTACTGGACCGACGATCGCATCGTCGACGGCGCCAATCCACTGCAGCTCGGCGGCAACAACAGCGGCAAGGCCGTGGGCGGTTCGACGGTGCATTTCGCGATGGTCTCGCTGCGGTTCCGTCCCGAATGGTTCAAGTCGCGCACCGCGCTCGGCTATGGCGCCGACTGGCCGCTCGATTGGCGCGAGATGTGGGACTATTACACCGAAGTCGAGCAGGCCTTGAAGATATCGGGCCCGGTGACCTATCCCTGGGGCCCGCCGCGTCCGCGCTACCCCTACCGCGCCCATCCGTTGAACGGCGCGGCGCGAGCGCTGGCGAAAGGTTGCGAGGCGCTGGGCATCAAATGGACCGAAACGCCGCTCGCGACGCTGTCGGCGCCGCGAGGCCTGGCCCACCCTTGCGTCTATCGCGGCTTCTGCGTCGCCGGTTGTTCGACCAACGCCAAGCAGAGCGCGCTGGTCACGTGGATTCCGCGCGCGATCGCCGCGGGCGCGGAGATCCGCGATCTGGCGATGGTCGGTCGCGTCGAGGTCGAGCCGTCCGGCCTCGTGTCCGGAGTTTACTATCACAGGGACGGCGCATGGCGCTTTCAGCGCGCGCGCAACGTCGTCGTCGCCGGCTACGCGATCGAAACACCACGGCTTCTGTTGAACTCCGCGACGTCCCGCTTTCCGGACGGCCTCGCCAACAGTTCGGGCCTGGTCGGAAAGAACCTGATGGCGCAATCCAATCAGGCGGTGTGGGGCCGGCTGGAGCACGAGGTGCGCTCCTACAAGGGGCCGCCGTCGCTCGCCATCACCGAGCACTGGAACTACGAAGACAAGGGCAAGGACTTCTTCGGCGGCTATTCCTACATGAGCCAGGGACCGTTGCCGCAGCTCTGGGCGAACACGCTTTTCAGCGCTCGCGGCCTATGGGGCGAGAGCCTGGTCGAGGCCATGAAGGACTACAATCACGTCATCGGTCTCAAGATCGTCGGCGAGATGCTGCCTCAGGAATCCAACCGGGTGACCCTGGCCGAAGAGGTCGATCAATACGGTCTGCGCATTCCCCGCGTCACTTATTCCTGGTGCGACAACGACAAGCGTCTGATTGATCACTCCCTCAATTTCATGGGCCGCGCACTGGAGGCGGTGGACGCACGCGACATCTGGACCCAGGACGACGATACCTGCCACCTCAACGGCACCGCGCGCATGGGGAGCGATGCCCGAACCAGCGTCGTCGATGCGGACTGTCGCAGCTGGGACATTCCGAACTTGTGGATCTGCGACGGGTCGGTCTTTCCGACGGTCGGAGGCGCCAATCCGTCGCTGACGATCCAGGCCATCGCCTGCAGGACCGCGGACCGCATTCGCGTTCTGGCGCAACGGGGCGAGCTCAACGCCGCCGTGGGTCGACGGTCCCCACTCCATCAGCGTTCAACCGAGGTACACAGATCATGA
- a CDS encoding thiamine pyrophosphate-requiring protein — protein sequence MNVSDYVWHRLSEWGLKRVYGYPGDGVGGLDVALEKAKDRMDYVQVRHEEMAAFMASAHAKFTGEVGLCYATSGPGAIHLLNGLYDAKMDHVPVVALVGQQARSAIGASYQQEVDLQTLFQGVTEYVALASVPEQVRHLIDRAVRIAHTKRAVTCVILPNDLQELDYKDPPLAHGATHTGVGYAGPAKLPDEASLRAAADVLNAGNKVAMLVGAGALHATDEVIEVAQRLQAGVAKALLGKAAVPDDLPFVTGSIGLLGTRPSWDLMKNCDTFLMVGSAFPYSEFLPKPGDARGVQIDIDGSRLSLRYPMEVNMAGDSATTLRALLPLLTQKKQSSWRRDIEQGMTDWWDTLKERAMNSAEPLNPQRVFWELSPRLPDNAIITADSGSVANWYARDLRMRRGMKASLSGGLASLGAGTPYALAGKMAYPDRTVIACMGDGAMQMNGLNVMITISKYWKRWSNPRLIVLVLNNRDLNQVTWEERIQLGSGKTESTQSIPDFPYHRYAELIGLKGIFVDNPDRVGAAWDEALAADRPVILEAYTDPNVPPLPPHITLKEAKNFVSMIPSEPELGSVLKNSAKELLTSVLPGKD from the coding sequence ATGAATGTTAGCGATTATGTTTGGCATCGCCTGTCCGAATGGGGTTTGAAGCGCGTCTATGGTTATCCCGGCGACGGTGTTGGCGGGCTTGATGTCGCTCTCGAAAAGGCAAAGGACAGAATGGACTACGTCCAGGTTCGCCATGAGGAGATGGCGGCCTTCATGGCCTCGGCCCATGCCAAGTTTACCGGCGAGGTCGGTCTTTGCTACGCGACCTCGGGTCCCGGTGCCATTCATCTCCTCAACGGGCTTTACGACGCCAAGATGGATCACGTTCCGGTGGTCGCGCTCGTTGGTCAGCAGGCGCGAAGTGCGATCGGCGCAAGCTATCAGCAGGAGGTCGACCTCCAGACCCTGTTCCAGGGCGTCACCGAATACGTCGCGCTGGCCAGCGTTCCCGAACAGGTCCGCCATCTGATCGATCGCGCGGTCCGCATCGCCCATACCAAGCGCGCCGTCACCTGCGTGATCCTGCCCAACGATCTTCAGGAGCTCGACTACAAGGATCCGCCGCTGGCGCATGGCGCCACCCATACGGGCGTCGGCTATGCCGGCCCGGCGAAGCTGCCGGACGAGGCCTCGCTTCGGGCGGCTGCCGATGTCCTCAATGCAGGCAACAAGGTCGCCATGCTGGTCGGTGCCGGCGCGCTTCATGCAACCGACGAGGTGATCGAAGTCGCCCAACGCCTGCAGGCCGGCGTTGCCAAGGCGCTGCTTGGTAAAGCTGCGGTGCCCGACGACCTTCCGTTCGTCACCGGTTCGATCGGGCTGTTGGGAACGCGGCCGAGCTGGGATCTCATGAAGAACTGCGACACGTTCCTGATGGTCGGCTCCGCCTTTCCCTACAGCGAGTTTCTGCCCAAACCGGGCGATGCACGCGGCGTGCAGATCGACATCGACGGCAGCCGGCTTAGTCTGCGCTATCCGATGGAGGTCAACATGGCCGGTGACAGCGCGACGACGCTGCGCGCGCTGTTGCCGCTGCTCACACAGAAGAAGCAGTCCTCCTGGCGCCGTGACATCGAGCAGGGCATGACCGATTGGTGGGACACGCTGAAGGAAAGGGCGATGAATTCGGCCGAGCCGCTCAATCCGCAGCGGGTGTTCTGGGAGCTGTCGCCGCGTTTGCCCGATAACGCCATCATCACCGCGGATTCGGGCTCGGTGGCCAATTGGTACGCGCGCGATCTCAGGATGCGGCGCGGCATGAAGGCGTCGCTCTCGGGCGGCCTTGCCTCGCTCGGCGCGGGCACGCCTTACGCGCTTGCGGGAAAGATGGCCTATCCCGATCGCACCGTGATCGCCTGCATGGGCGACGGCGCGATGCAGATGAACGGCCTCAATGTCATGATCACCATTTCAAAATACTGGAAACGCTGGTCGAACCCGCGGTTGATCGTGCTGGTGCTCAACAACCGCGATCTCAACCAGGTGACCTGGGAGGAGCGTATCCAGCTCGGCTCCGGCAAGACCGAGTCGACCCAGAGCATTCCGGATTTCCCCTATCATCGCTACGCCGAGCTGATCGGCCTGAAAGGCATCTTCGTCGACAATCCCGACCGCGTCGGTGCGGCATGGGACGAGGCGCTCGCAGCCGATCGGCCGGTCATTCTCGAGGCCTATACCGACCCCAACGTGCCGCCACTCCCGCCGCATATCACCCTGAAGGAAGCCAAAAACTTTGTCAGCATGATCCCATCCGAGCCGGAGTTGGGGAGCGTGCTGAAGAACAGCGCCAAAGAGCTGCTGACGAGTGTTCTGCCTGGAAAAGACTGA
- a CDS encoding enolase C-terminal domain-like protein, with protein MQCEVPIRSVRVQAYTVPTDRPEADGTIAWNSTTLVLVEVEGGGRVGLGYTYASACIAALIRDKLAAVISGKDALAPQASFEAMQRAVRNLGREGLAATAISAVDAALHDLKARLLDLPLVVLLGIRRTSIPIYGSGGFTTYSDRELEQQLGGWVTKDGCTSVKMKIGSEPERDPHRVAVAKRAIGDAALFVDANGACTPRQAIRLADIFSEHDVSWFEEPVSSDDLPGLAMVRQHVPVGMDVAAGEYAYTLDYVRTMLAAGAVDVQQADATRCGGFTGFLGIATLCDAFHVDLSGHCAPALHLAVACAAPRTRHLEWFHDHVRIERMFFDGAPRPREGRIAPDLTAPGNGLVLKRSDAAAYAVSEAA; from the coding sequence ATGCAGTGCGAGGTCCCAATCCGGAGCGTGCGCGTTCAGGCCTACACGGTGCCGACTGATCGTCCCGAGGCGGACGGCACCATCGCCTGGAATTCCACCACCCTCGTGCTCGTCGAGGTCGAGGGTGGTGGACGGGTTGGCCTCGGCTACACCTATGCCAGCGCCTGCATCGCCGCGCTGATCCGCGACAAGCTCGCCGCGGTGATCTCAGGCAAGGACGCCCTTGCACCACAAGCCTCTTTCGAGGCGATGCAGCGGGCGGTCCGTAATCTGGGGCGCGAGGGCCTCGCGGCAACGGCGATCTCCGCGGTCGATGCTGCCCTGCATGACCTCAAGGCGCGCCTGCTCGATCTCCCGCTGGTTGTCCTTCTCGGCATTCGCCGCACCTCCATTCCGATCTATGGCAGCGGCGGCTTCACCACCTATTCCGACCGCGAGCTGGAGCAGCAGCTCGGCGGTTGGGTGACGAAGGATGGCTGCACGTCCGTCAAGATGAAGATCGGGTCCGAGCCGGAGCGGGATCCGCATCGCGTCGCGGTGGCCAAGCGCGCGATTGGCGATGCCGCCCTGTTCGTCGATGCCAACGGCGCTTGCACTCCCCGCCAAGCGATCCGGCTGGCGGACATCTTCAGCGAACACGACGTCAGCTGGTTCGAAGAGCCCGTGTCGTCGGACGATCTACCCGGATTGGCCATGGTGCGGCAGCATGTGCCTGTCGGAATGGACGTGGCGGCCGGCGAATATGCCTATACGCTCGACTATGTGCGCACCATGCTTGCGGCCGGTGCCGTCGACGTGCAGCAGGCCGACGCGACGCGATGCGGCGGCTTCACCGGCTTCCTCGGGATTGCGACGCTGTGTGATGCCTTCCACGTGGACCTCTCCGGTCATTGCGCGCCGGCGCTACATCTCGCCGTCGCCTGCGCGGCACCCCGTACACGCCATCTCGAATGGTTTCACGACCATGTGCGGATCGAGCGCATGTTCTTTGATGGCGCGCCGCGCCCCCGCGAGGGCCGGATCGCGCCCGACCTGACCGCGCCGGGAAACGGGTTGGTCCTGAAGCGGAGCGATGCCGCCGCCTACGCGGTGTCGGAGGCAGCATGA
- a CDS encoding gluconate 2-dehydrogenase subunit 3 family protein: MHERRDRYPEYDVLAKWSGPSWNDKTREVIARRLSIAPEPRFFTRDEYDTVVAIAHRIVPQPAGRPPVPIAALVDRKLHDRIMDGFRGPGVPRDADAWRQGLKALNAEASAAYGQRFAALPDGLQDKLLRAAQCGELKSAEWGGLHSDAFFKHRMGRDIVLAYYAHPTAWSEIGWGGPASPRGYVRLDIDERDPWEAAEAKDGSDAAARRSNRRVR, encoded by the coding sequence ATGCATGAACGTCGTGACCGCTATCCCGAATATGACGTTCTCGCCAAATGGTCGGGACCGTCCTGGAACGACAAGACGCGCGAGGTCATCGCGCGGCGGCTGTCGATCGCGCCCGAGCCGCGTTTCTTCACGCGCGACGAGTACGACACCGTCGTCGCGATTGCCCACCGCATCGTTCCGCAGCCGGCCGGACGGCCGCCGGTGCCGATCGCCGCACTGGTCGACCGCAAGCTGCACGATCGGATCATGGACGGCTTTCGCGGGCCCGGCGTGCCCCGAGACGCGGATGCATGGCGGCAGGGCCTCAAGGCGTTGAATGCCGAGGCCTCGGCCGCCTACGGCCAGCGCTTTGCAGCGTTGCCGGACGGCTTGCAGGACAAGCTGCTCCGCGCCGCGCAATGCGGCGAATTGAAATCGGCCGAATGGGGCGGCTTGCACAGCGACGCCTTCTTTAAGCATCGCATGGGACGGGACATCGTGCTCGCCTATTACGCTCATCCGACGGCGTGGAGCGAGATCGGCTGGGGCGGCCCCGCAAGCCCACGCGGCTACGTGCGCCTCGATATCGACGAGCGCGACCCCTGGGAAGCCGCGGAGGCGAAAGACGGCAGTGATGCTGCAGCACGCCGGAGCAATCGCCGTGTCCGATAA
- a CDS encoding cytochrome-c peroxidase, which yields MPTQGSHRSRLLVATVASTALGVLGFATIGHGAAVVGESRKVEITQKAPGGVDALKALYRRPATIPFPKDNPFTPEKAALGKKLYFDTRLSVTSAQSCASCHSPGFGWGDGLAVGVGHGMAKLGRRSPTVVNAAWSAIYMWDGRLPTLEDQALGPIQSPGEMNMKLDQLMARLASIPEYKPMFDAAFPGEGMKPKTLAQAIATYERTVVSERAPFDAWIDGNEKAISEEAKRGFTVFNGKAQCAACHEGWNFTNEGFQDIGLPSKDIGRGEYLPGVIKMQHAFKTPGLREITRRGPYMHDGSLPTLEAVIDHYDHAGVERPSRSDLMHPLDLSAQDKADLVAFLKTLTSELGPTAVPVLPR from the coding sequence ATGCCGACGCAGGGCTCTCATCGCTCGCGGCTGCTCGTTGCGACGGTCGCATCAACCGCACTCGGCGTTCTCGGTTTCGCGACGATCGGTCATGGCGCCGCCGTGGTCGGCGAAAGCCGGAAGGTCGAGATCACGCAGAAAGCGCCCGGTGGTGTCGATGCGCTCAAGGCGCTGTATCGCAGGCCGGCGACCATCCCGTTCCCCAAGGACAATCCTTTCACCCCCGAGAAGGCGGCTCTCGGCAAGAAGCTCTATTTCGACACGCGCCTCTCGGTGACGTCGGCGCAGTCCTGCGCGAGCTGCCATAGCCCGGGTTTCGGCTGGGGCGACGGGCTTGCGGTCGGCGTCGGTCACGGCATGGCCAAGCTCGGTCGCCGCTCGCCGACCGTCGTCAACGCCGCCTGGAGCGCGATCTACATGTGGGACGGCCGGCTTCCGACGCTGGAGGACCAGGCGCTCGGTCCGATCCAGTCCCCCGGCGAAATGAACATGAAGCTCGACCAGCTCATGGCGCGGCTCGCAAGCATCCCCGAATACAAGCCGATGTTCGACGCGGCCTTCCCGGGCGAAGGCATGAAGCCGAAGACGTTGGCGCAGGCGATCGCGACCTATGAGCGTACGGTCGTCTCGGAACGGGCGCCGTTCGACGCCTGGATCGACGGCAACGAGAAGGCGATCTCCGAAGAGGCCAAGCGCGGCTTTACGGTGTTCAACGGCAAGGCGCAATGCGCCGCGTGCCACGAAGGCTGGAACTTCACCAACGAGGGCTTTCAGGACATCGGTCTGCCGAGCAAGGATATCGGTCGCGGTGAATACCTCCCCGGCGTCATCAAGATGCAGCACGCGTTCAAGACGCCGGGCCTGCGCGAAATCACCCGCCGCGGTCCCTATATGCATGACGGTTCGCTCCCGACGCTCGAAGCGGTCATCGACCACTATGACCATGCCGGCGTCGAACGGCCCAGCCGATCCGATCTCATGCATCCGCTCGATTTGTCCGCGCAGGACAAGGCCGACCTCGTCGCCTTCCTCAAGACTTTGACCAGCGAGCTCGGTCCGACGGCCGTGCCGGTTCTCCCACGCTAA
- a CDS encoding ABC transporter substrate-binding protein: MLKKLTIVAFAAALAAAPLPVLAQGKKDSVVMGMTLEPPGLDPTNAAAAAIAEVTLYNIYETLTKINEDGSVSPLLAESWTASPDLKTYTFKLRKGVKFQNGEAFDSAAVKFSFERNAAANSTNKDKSLFQAIEKIDAPDANTIALTMKNSEPNLPFLLGQASASIVEPKSAATNVTQPVGTGPYQLGAWAKGSSLTLNKWADYRNASAIKLSKVTIRFISDPAAQAAALLSGDVDAFPRIATRVVAQFKADPRFTVLIGGSKAKTIVAINEKKKPLDDVRVRRAILAAIDRKAMIDGAAEGFGTPIGSFYTPGSLGYVDTTGINPYDPEKAKKLLAEAGVTTPLELSLKLPPPPYARQGGEILAAQLAKVGINAKIENVEWAQWLSQVFAPNGPHNYDLTIVSHVEPFDLVKLTEPDFYLGYNSEAFNALYKQIVSTPDEAGRAKLLGDAQKMLATDAVAGFLFQPQWPTVINKKLKGVWKEVPQFENDFSAWSWE, translated from the coding sequence ATGTTGAAGAAGCTAACGATCGTCGCTTTTGCCGCCGCATTGGCCGCGGCGCCGCTGCCGGTGCTGGCGCAGGGCAAGAAGGACAGCGTCGTCATGGGCATGACGCTGGAGCCGCCGGGGCTCGATCCCACCAACGCGGCCGCCGCCGCGATCGCCGAGGTCACGCTCTACAACATCTACGAGACCCTGACCAAGATCAACGAGGACGGCTCGGTCTCGCCGCTGCTGGCCGAGAGCTGGACCGCATCGCCCGATCTGAAGACCTATACGTTCAAGCTGCGCAAGGGCGTCAAATTCCAGAACGGCGAGGCGTTCGATTCCGCGGCGGTCAAATTCTCGTTCGAGCGCAACGCGGCCGCGAACAGCACCAACAAGGACAAGAGCCTGTTCCAGGCGATCGAGAAGATCGATGCGCCAGACGCGAACACGATCGCGCTCACGATGAAAAATTCAGAGCCCAACCTGCCGTTCCTGCTGGGACAGGCGAGCGCCTCGATCGTCGAGCCGAAGAGCGCGGCGACCAATGTCACCCAGCCGGTCGGCACCGGCCCCTATCAGCTCGGCGCCTGGGCCAAGGGCTCCTCGCTCACGCTGAACAAGTGGGCCGACTACCGCAACGCCTCCGCGATCAAGCTCTCGAAGGTGACGATCCGCTTCATCTCCGATCCCGCCGCGCAGGCTGCGGCGCTGCTCTCGGGTGACGTCGACGCATTCCCGCGCATCGCGACCCGCGTCGTTGCCCAGTTCAAGGCCGACCCGCGCTTTACCGTGCTGATCGGCGGTTCGAAGGCCAAGACCATCGTGGCCATCAACGAAAAGAAGAAGCCGCTCGACGATGTCAGGGTGCGCCGCGCCATCCTCGCCGCCATCGACCGCAAGGCGATGATTGACGGTGCTGCCGAAGGTTTCGGCACGCCGATCGGCAGCTTCTACACGCCCGGCTCGCTCGGCTATGTCGACACCACAGGCATCAATCCCTACGACCCCGAGAAGGCGAAGAAGCTTCTGGCCGAGGCCGGTGTCACCACGCCGCTCGAGCTCAGCCTGAAGCTGCCGCCGCCGCCTTACGCGCGGCAGGGCGGCGAGATCCTCGCAGCCCAGCTCGCCAAGGTCGGCATCAACGCCAAGATCGAAAACGTCGAGTGGGCGCAGTGGCTGTCGCAGGTGTTCGCGCCGAACGGGCCGCACAATTACGACCTCACCATCGTCTCGCATGTCGAGCCGTTCGATCTCGTCAAGCTGACCGAGCCCGACTTCTATCTCGGCTATAACAGCGAGGCGTTCAACGCGCTCTACAAGCAGATCGTGTCGACGCCTGACGAGGCCGGCCGCGCCAAGCTGCTCGGCGACGCCCAGAAGATGCTGGCGACCGATGCGGTGGCCGGCTTCCTGTTCCAGCCGCAATGGCCGACGGTCATCAACAAGAAGCTGAAGGGCGTGTGGAAGGAAGTCCCGCAGTTCGAGAACGACTTCTCGGCCTGGTCCTGGGAGTAA
- a CDS encoding ABC transporter ATP-binding protein encodes MTAAPLLDVKDLEQRYTLPRESLLRPPGQVRALNGVSVQVQAGKSLGIVGESGSGKSTFARVVMALERPTAGEVTLLGRDLNRISPEELRRARRDFQMVFQDPYGSLDPRQTIARIVAEPLTVLDDADRTTFRARVAAVLKQVGLRDADMDKYPHEFSGGQRQRIAIARALITQPKLIVADEPVSALDVSVQAQVLNLMQDLQEQFGLSYILISHDLAVVDYLCDEVAVMYLGRVVEQGRPEDLFERCAHPYTRALLDAVPRARAGGGRRRRGAQAIASQSAAATGCPYVVRCPLGDQHCREVPPLLRRVGEEHLAACHKAEAVMALPQAAVEG; translated from the coding sequence ATGACCGCCGCACCGCTTCTTGATGTCAAAGATCTCGAGCAGCGCTACACGCTGCCGCGCGAAAGCCTGCTCCGTCCGCCCGGACAGGTGCGCGCGCTCAACGGCGTCAGCGTGCAGGTCCAGGCCGGCAAGAGCCTCGGCATCGTCGGCGAGTCGGGCTCGGGCAAGTCGACCTTCGCGCGGGTGGTGATGGCGCTGGAGCGGCCGACTGCGGGCGAGGTCACGCTGCTCGGCCGCGATCTCAATCGCATCTCTCCGGAAGAGTTGCGCCGCGCGCGGCGCGACTTCCAGATGGTGTTCCAAGACCCCTACGGATCGCTCGACCCGCGCCAGACCATTGCGCGCATCGTCGCCGAGCCGCTCACCGTGCTCGATGACGCCGACCGCACGACGTTCCGCGCCCGCGTCGCCGCGGTGCTGAAGCAGGTCGGCCTGCGCGATGCGGACATGGACAAATATCCGCACGAATTCTCCGGCGGCCAGCGCCAGCGCATCGCCATCGCGCGCGCGCTGATCACGCAACCAAAGCTGATTGTCGCGGACGAGCCGGTCTCCGCGCTCGACGTGTCCGTGCAGGCACAGGTCCTCAATTTGATGCAGGACCTCCAGGAGCAGTTCGGTCTCAGTTACATCCTGATCAGCCACGACCTTGCGGTGGTCGATTATCTCTGCGACGAGGTCGCGGTGATGTATCTCGGCCGGGTCGTGGAGCAGGGGCGGCCGGAGGATCTGTTCGAGCGCTGCGCGCATCCCTATACGCGGGCGCTGCTGGACGCCGTGCCCCGGGCACGGGCCGGTGGGGGCCGGCGCCGGCGCGGGGCCCAGGCGATCGCTTCGCAATCGGCGGCTGCGACCGGATGCCCCTATGTGGTGCGCTGCCCGCTTGGCGATCAGCATTGCCGCGAGGTTCCGCCCTTGCTACGCAGGGTGGGCGAGGAGCATCTCGCCGCCTGCCACAAGGCGGAGGCCGTGATGGCATTGCCGCAGGCGGCCGTGGAAGGTTAA